A stretch of DNA from Candidatus Cloacimonadota bacterium:
ACAAGAAGATAGCAATGGGGGGGGTAACCCTTGACGGTACAGAATAATGATTTTCATAACTACCTTCTTTTTCACCCGTAGATACTCAGAAAGAGAAATAACTAAATTACCGCTACAGATACAACAAGAGAGGGTGTTAGTCTTTTGATGAAAAGATAAAAAGATAACCAAAAAAGTCAAGCTTTAATGCAACTTTTAGAGTATTAACCGTTTTGTCAGCATTTTAGGGGTTTAAGCCGTGTCAAAAGAAGCTATCCTTCGATACATTCTGTTGTGGAAAAGACAAGAAGTTACCAGCAGAACACTCAGGATGACAATAACATAGATATTTCATCGTCTGTTAAAATATCATAGTTGTAAGAATTTTGCATGTAAAGCCAGTGCTCCCTATAGATTGAAGAAAGGAATTCTTGGTTTAAAATATATATTAAGCACTTTTATTTTATAGAAAGAATCAGTTCTAATAGCTAAGCATAAGATCTAGTGTAAACCGAATCAGGTAATTCTGGTAAAAGAAGCCGTAACTTAGGGTGAAGTAATAGATTAATCTTGACAGATAGAGACAATAGAGGGTTACTAAATAGACGATAAAAAACAGAGAGGATGAGTATCGATAGAGTTTAGGTGACGAATGGTACCCCCGAGCCGATTCGAACGGCTGACCTTTTCCTTAGGAGGGAACTGCTCTATCCTACTGAGCTACGGGGGCAACTTCTCTGATCTCACAAACTAAGGTAAAAAATATGTCATTAACTCTGATGTCAAGGATAAACGGTCAAGGTAAGAGGTATAAAATATGCAACTGGCAATAGTTGGAGCAACCGGTGAAGTTGGCAGGATGATGTTAAAAGTTCTGGAGGAGAGGGAGTTGTCCATAGACGAACTCTTTTTATATGCATCTGAAAAGTCTGCTGGAACTCTTCTCAAGTATCGTGGAGAGGATTTTGAAGTGAGAAAACTGACTCAGCAGGCGATGCAGCAATCTTATGATTATCTGCTCTTTTCAGCCGGAAAGCAGGTTTCGTTAGAATACGCACCAATAGCAGAAACTAAGGGTAATACAATCATAGATAATTCTTCTGCCTTTCGCAGAACTCATCCATTGATAGTTCCGGAGATTAACGGAGATCTTCTTAAGAAATATCAGGGTATTATAGCCAATCCTAATTGTTCGACTATCCAGCTGGTGTTAGCTGTTTATCCAATGCACATGCATTACGAACTCGATGAAGTGGTGATAAGCACCTATCAATCGGTATCCGGAGCTGGTAACCGTGGCATAAAGGCACTACAAGGAGAAAGAGCAGGGGATAAATGGGTTTCAACTGAGTCACCCTTTTCCAGAGAGATCGATCTGAATGTCATACCGCAAATTGGTCAATTTGATGAGACCGGTTATTGCGAAGAGGAACAGAAGATGATCTTTGAGATCAGGAAGATCTTGAATATTCCAACATTAAAAGTTGCTGTGACCACGGTTCGGGTTCCTGTGCTCTACGGGCATGCTGAGTCTGTCTTTGTCAGATTCAAAGAGATGATCGAAGTGGATGAAATTACACCTCTTTTTAATTCTATCGGAGCATTGAAGTATTATCCGAAAGACCTTATCACTCCTAAAGAGATAGGTAATTCGGAGTTGAGCCATATTGCCAGAGTGCGGAAAGGTGTTGACGATCATTCATTGCTCTTTTGGAATGTAGCTCATAATGTACGGTTAGGGGCTGCTACTAATGCAGTCAAGATCATGGAACATTTAATTGCTCTGAGAGAAACAAGTGAGTAAGTAAAACGTTCTCTTAATGGAAGTTGGAATGGAGTATATTGATGAAACACTTATATGAAGTAAGAAAAGAGTTACACAAGATCCCCGAACTTGCTTTCCAAGAATTTAAAACTACCGAATTTATTCTTAACTATTTGAAAAAATTCCCCCTCATAAAGTGTCATACATTTTCTTTTCCGGGTGTTTTAGTTGAATATACTCAAGGTGAGGGTGACTATCAGCTCTTTCGTACCGATATGGACGGGCTTCCTCTGCAAGAGCAGACCGGTTGTGATTTTTCATCACAACATGAGGGTATAATGCATGCCTGCGGACATGATATACATATGACGGTTTTGATCGGTCTCATTGAAGAGGTGATCTCTCAGAAATACAAGAAGAATATCCTATTTCTCTTTCAACCGGCAGAAGAGAGATTTGGGGGTGCAGAGAAAGTCCTCTTTTCAGGAATATTAGATAAGTATCCGATCAAAGAGGTATATGCCCTACATGTTCATCCCTCTTTTCCCAAAGGAACAATAGCTTCGAATCCTACGGTTCTTTTTGGTATTCCACAGGAATTTGATATAGTTTTTAAAGGAGTAAGTGCTCATGCTGCCAATCCTCAAAAGGGTAAAGATGCCATTGCTGCCGGATGTCATTTCTATCAAACTCTGAAACAGAGCATATCAGAGGTATTACCGGCAGATGAGAGATATATCTATCATGTAGGAAAGATATCTGGTGGAGCTACTGGGAATGTCATTGCCGATGAGTGTATTCTGCAGGGAACATTGAGGGCACTAACGAAAGAGAATATGGCGAAACTAAAAAGGAAAATGATCGAAACGGCAAAAATGTCAGCAGCCCAATTCCAAACTGAAATAGATATAAAGTTAATCTGTTCTTATGATCCCGTGGTCAACTCACCGAGGTTATATGATAAACTGAAGAAATGTCTTGATCCCGGATTAAGACTGGAAGAGGTAGAACCGACTCTTTTCGGAGAAGATTTCGGATTCTTTACAACCAGATATGAGAGTTTGATGTTCTTCATAGGTGCTGATTCTCCTCAATACGACCTGCATTCACCCTTTTTTCTCCCCGCTGAAGATGCGATCATTACCGGTATAATGGCGTTTAAATCTCTGATCGACTGTGGAGAATAGTATAGGAAAAGACCCAATGAAGAACGAAAACAGATTAATAAGTTGACAAAGAAATGAAAAATTGAGGATTATTAGCAACTAAGAAAAATTTAGGATAGTGAGAATAGAAAGAAATGTTAAAGAAACTTGAGATTATCGTAATTGGGCGAGTACAGGGGATCGGTTATCGGGCATTTACTATCAGAGTAGCTGAAAATCTCGATATCAAAGGGTCCGTAAGAAATCTATCCAACGGTAATGTTCAAGTTATAGCAATAGGCGAAGAAGAGAATATGGAACAGTTCATCGAGAAGCTAAAAAAGGGTCCTACCTTTTCTTTGGTACAAAAGGTTAAAATAAGAGAAATAGAGACAACAGAACCCTATAAGGATTTTCGTGTTGAGTTTTAGAAGTTATCTTGTATTCATCATACTCCTATTTAACCTATGCGGTTGTGCTTATGCATTCAGAAGTAATCCGGTGTATATTACTCAGTCAGAGAGTTATCACATTGTGCAAAGCGGCGATACATTATTTAGTATCAGCCAAAAATATTCTATACCGGTAGATCAGTTGAGATTATATAATAACCTCGATTCAGATAGGATTATTGTCGGACAGAAGATCTACCTCACCCCAAGCGTACAAATGAAAAACGAATATGTAACTGTGCGTTCGATCCCGGAGAGTGGCTATCATGTTGTTCAAAGAGGTGAGACGGTATATAGAATATCTAAGATGTACGACCTGGAGATCATGGATATTTTGGACTATAATAACTTAGAGTCCTTTGATATTAAGGTAGATCAAAAGATCTGGCTTGTGCCGGGTATGGTTGAAAGAGCTGAGTTACCAGAGAGACCAGAAGTAGATAGTGAAGAACAAGAAGCTGTACAACAAGAGGCTACCTATCACATAGTTCAAGCGGGTGAAAATCTCTTTCGTATCTCTCTTCGTTACGGAATGACGGTCGATCAGTTGAAGGAGATTAATAATCTGACAAGTGATGCTATCAGTGTTGGTCAAAGATTGGTAGTTGTACCGGGCGAACCACGCAGAGAACCTCCACCACCTCCAGGTATCGCAACGAGAAGAACGGATCTGATCTTACCAGTTGAAGGCAGGGTAGTGTCGGAATTTGGTAGGCGAGGAGATTCAGATCATAAAGGTATTGATATCACTGCCCCCATTGGTACTCCTATCCTTGCAGTATTAGACGGTAAGGTCGGTTATGTTGGCATAGCAAGAGGTTATGGGAATGTAGTGATCATTGATCACGGTGACAATATCATGACTGTATATGCTCACAATGAGAGAAATCTGGTCAGGTTAGGAGATGAGGTCAAACAAGGTCAACCGATAGCGACGGTAGGTCAATCGGGAAATGCTACCGGTCCTCATTTACATTTTGAATACAGGGTAAGTGGTAAAGCTATCAATCCACGTGAAGTACTGCCACGTCTTTAAAGAAGGAATGATAATGTCTGTCCGAAAAGAAATGGAATTAATGTCTATAGGCCAAGTGGCAAGAAAATTGGGGATTCACGAACAGACTATCCGAGCTTATGAAAGAAAAGGGCTGATAAGACCACAGAGGACAGAAAAGCAGACCAGATTTTTTACTAAAGAAGATATGACGGGGATAATTGTTATTATCACCTTGACACAAGAATTGGGACTTAATCTGGCAGGAGTAAAAATACTGCTTAATTTTGCCAGAAGATTTAATATGAGCAATGACGAACTGATTGATTTTATCGAAGACCATAAGAATTCACTACAACTTGTAACGTAAAAAAGGGAACAATGAGCGAGAATATTTACGAAGATGAAGGGTTGCAGAAGTATCTGAAAGAGATTTCTGATACTCCGACACTGACTCGTGAAGAGGAACAAAAATTGGCTAAGAGAGCCAAGAAAGGTGATCAAGAAGCTATTCAGAAGCTGATTGAATCTAACCTTAAATTCGTTGTTTCTATTGCAGCCCGCTATCAGAATCGAGGTCTTTCCTATGCAGAACTGATCAGTGAAGGGAATATGGGGCTGATCAAAGCGATCGAAAAATTCGATCCTGATAGGGATATCAAGCTAATATCTTATGCTGTATGGTGGATCAAACAGAGAATTATGTTTGCCTTGGCTGAGAAGACTAATATTATCAGGGTTCCTTTGGGAAAATCAAATGCATTGTCTAAACTCAAGAGTGCCCAACATAAATTTAAGAATGAAACAGGAGAAGAACCGACTTTAGACGAATTAGCATTAGAGACTAAGCTTAAGAAAAAGAATATAAAAAAACTTCGTGATAAAAATGTAGATACACTCTCCTTAGACGATGTCACTGTAACCGGTCGTAATGATCAAGTGCAATTAATAGATTTGATCAGCGATACTACGACCTTGGATCCACAATCGAGATACTATCGGGATAAAACAGAAAAGAAGATCAAAGACTCTATCGCCGGATTGGACTCTCGCTCTGCATTAGTGATCCAGTTGTATTTCGGTTTAGGTGGTGAAGAACGGAAGAATTTTGCCGAGATAGCTGAAATATTAGGGCTTTCCAGAGAACGGATACGACAGATACATAAAGAGGCGTTGAAGAAGATCTTGAAAGATATCCAGAGTGAATCCGAAAACCATATAGATTATATTGTTGCCCATAGTTTATGAAATAGTAACGGAGGATGAGAAATGATAAAAGATTTTAACCAGTTGATTGCTAAAGTAAAAGAGATGCCGAATAAGACGGTTGTCATAGCTGCTGCCCAATCTGCTACTGCTCTGGAAGCTGCTGTAATGGCAAAAAAGGAGAATCTGGCAGAATCACTACTCGTAGGTGATAAAAAATATATTCAAGAATTTCTGCAAAAAAAGTATAAGAAATTTGCCGGCTCATTCAAGATAATCGACACGGGAGAAGATTTAGAAAAGGCATGTCAGGAATCGGTAAAGGCAATTAACAGTAATAAAGGGCACCTTATCTTGAAGGGAAAGGCGGATACAGCTATTCTGTTAAAAGCAGTTCTCGATAAAGAGACCGGCCTGAGGACCGGAAGCATATTAAGCGATGTTCTCGTCTATGAGCATCCTGACAAATTGATGCTGATGAGTGACGGCGGAATAAATCTCTATCCTGAGATACAGGAGAAGATAGCGATTATTAATAATGCGGTTAAAGTAGCCAAAGCATTGGAGATCGAGATGCCGAGAGTTGCTGTATTAGCCGCGGTAGAAGCGGTTAATCCCAAAATGCCTTGTACCATTGATGCCTCGCTCTTAGCAAAGATGAATGATCGGAAACAGATCCCGGACTGTTATGTTGACGGTCCGTTGGCTTTTGATAATGCAGTGAGTGAAGAAGCAGCCAAAACGAAGGGTATCGAATCGGAAGTTGCGGGGAAAGCAGATGTACTCATTGTTCCAAATATTGAAGCGGGTAATATCTTCGGGAAGGCGTTGACCTATTATTGTCATTATCGTGTTGCTCATGTTGTTATGGGTGCTAAAGTTCCGATCCTGATCGCCTCCAGAGCAGATGATGCCGAGACAAAGAAGCTCTCCATGGCTCTGGGAATTCTATCTGCTATGTAAAATAATGATCATCAGAATACTTTGGGTTGGCAAGAATAAAGATAGCTACATCAAATCGGCTATAGAGGAATTTTTGAAGAGGATCAGACCCTATGCGGAGATTGCCATAACAAATATACTGGAAGTAGCTCTCAGCGGAACAAATAATCCGGAAGTTGTTATCAGGCAAGAGGGTATGGCTATCAATAAGTATCTTGATGAAAAACTGAAATCGTTTACCAAAACGCCCTTTATTGTCTGTCTGGATTATCAGGGCGTTATGTATGATTCTGCTGAATTTGCCGATTTCATAGCAGAAAAAGCTTCCTATAACGATATTCTTTTTGTCATAGGTGGGGTTTACGGTCTGGCAGAAGAGGTTAAGAGGAGATGTAACCTAATATTGAGTCTGTCCAAGTTAACCTTTACTCATCAAATGGTGAGGATCATACTTTTAGAACAGTTATACCGTGCTTTCACCATCATTCACGGGAAAAAATACCATTATTAAAGGGTAGATTATGAAAAACGATGATCTTAAATTGATAGACGCAGCAAGAAAGGCAGCAGATAGAGCTTATGCTCCTTATTCCGGTTATAAGGTCGGGGCTGCAATTAGAAGCAAAAAAGGGAATATTTATACCGGCTGTAATATCGAGAATGCTTCTTATTCTTTAACGGTTTGTGCAGAAAGGAATGCCTTAGCACAAGCAGTCATAAACGGAGAGAAAGAGTTTAGTGTCATAGCAATATACGTTGATTCGGATATGCTCTTTCCACCATGTGGCGCCTGCCGACAGGTGTTGAGTGAGTTTTCTCTCGATCTAAGGGTTATTTACGCCAATAAGAATGAAATCCACACAGCTTTGATCAAGGAGTTATTACCGGAAAGCTTCCAGTTGAGAAAAGTGTAGCAACTTTTTAGCGTATAAGCCAAAAGACTTTGATATAATACAAAGTTCATGTAATTAACGAGTAGTTTATAAACTGCTCCATTAAATTAACATTAACAAGAACTAGTCGCTTACAACAATTTAAAGATCATAATTCTATTTTTTGGTTAATCTATAACACGGTTTATACTCCTTTATAGCACGGAAAAATCTTCCAAACGTTTCTGAGACGGGATTAATCAAGCAAAAACAAAAAAAACTTGCTTTATATGACTTTTGAAATAATTTGCCGGCAGAAAGATAAATCAAACCAAATAAGGAGATAAATATGCAAAAACTTCTCTTGTTAGGCGATGAAGCTTTAGCACAGGGAGCTTTAGATGCCGGTCTTTCAGGTGTATATGCCTATCCCGGTACACCTTCGACAGAGATTACCGAGTATATTCAACGCAATAAAGAGGCGATGGAACGAAAAGTTCACAGTGAATGGTCTGCTAATGAAAAGACGGCACTGGAAGCTAGTTTGGGGATGTCCTATGCCGGAAAACGTACAATGAGTTGTATGAAACATGTTGGGCTCAATGTAGCAGCTGATCCCTATGTAAATTCTGCACTTACGGGAGCTAATGGGGGTATAATAGTAGCAGTGGCTGACGATCCTTCAATGCACTCTTCTCAAAATGAGCAAGATTCCAGATTTTACGGGAAATTTGCTATGCTACCGGCCTTAGAACCCTGTAACCAGCAAGAAGCTTATGATATGGCTTTTTATGCCTTTGAACTGTCGGAAAAGTACAAGATACCAATTCTGGTTAGATTGACTACCAGATTGGCTCATTCTCGAGCAGGAATAGAGAGAAAACCGGTATTGAAAGAAAATGAATTGAAACTACCGGAAGACATACATCAATTTGTGCTTCTTCCTGCTATAGCACGCCGTAAATATAAAAACCTCTTAGCTATGCAGAAGGATTTTTTAATGGAATCGGAAAACTCACCATTCAATAGCTATATCGATGGTCCAGACAAAAAGATGGGCATTATTGCCTGTGGACTGGCTTACAATTATCTAATGGAGAATTTTCCGGAAGGGAAATCTCCTTATCCTGTCTTGAAGATCGGGCAATATCCAATTCCTGAATCTCTTGTGATGCGAATAGCCAATGAATGTGAATCTCTCTTGATTCTGGAAGAGGGTGCTCCTCTGGTTGAGGAGATGTTGCGCGGTTATATGAATAAACCCCTAGTTATTAAAGGACGGCTCGACGGGACTTTACCTCGAGATGGTGAATTAAACCCTAACTTGGTGCGAATTGCCTTAGGAATGGAAGATCTAACCGGACAATCAATACCGGAAATAGTGGTTCCCAGACCACCAGTACTCTGCGTGGGATGTCCTCATACCGATACTTATAAAGCATTAAAAGAGGTTATAGACGAATATGGCAGTGGACATGTTTTTTCTGATATCGGATGTTATACGCTCGGTGCCTTACCACCATTCAGAGTAATAAACAGCTGTGTTGATATGGGGGCATCCCTTACAATGGCTATTGGAGCTGCTGATGCCGGTTTGTTCCCCTCTATTGCCGTGATCGGTGATTCAACATTTACTCATTCCGGAATTACGGGTCTCTTAGATGCAGTAAATGCAAAATCGAATATAGTTCTGTTTATCCTCGATAATAATACTACTGCAATGACAGGAGGTCAAACTTCTCCCGGTGCTGGTAAATTGGAAGATATCTGTAAAGGTATCGGAGTAGAAGAGGAACATATAAGAATTATTGTTCCCTTAACTCGTAATCACGAAGAATTTGTAAAGCTGATTAAAGAAGAGATAGCTTATGATGGTGTATCGGTCATTATCCCACGTCGGGAATGTATCCAAACATTAACCAAGAAGATGCGCAAGAAATAGGAGGTAGAGATGAAATCTGATATTATTTTAGCCGGTGTAGGTGGACAGGGGATTTTGACGATAGCGACGATAATTGGCTATGCTGCTCTGGAATCTAACCTCCATCTCAAACAATCTGAAGTACATGGTATGAGTCAGCGTGGAGGAGATGTTCAATCCCATTTGCGTATCTCAGATAAAGAGATCTTCTCTGATCTCATACCTTTAGGTAGTGCGAATATAATTGTTTCCGTAGAGCCGATGGAATCGTTAAGATATTTACCTTTTTTGGCTAAAGATGGATGGTTGATTACCAATACAACTCCATATATTAATACTGCCACTTATCCTGAGAAAGATAAACTACTCGCAGAAATAGGAAAACTTCCGCATAGTATTACGATTGATGCGGACATTTTAGCGAAAGAGATGGGTGCACCAAGAGCTATGAATATGATCATGCTGGGAGCTGTTACGGAATTTATAGATTTACCTTACGAAAAATTTCAGGAAGGGATCAAATTCATCTTTAATAGGAAAGGTGAAGATATCGTTAATGTTAACCTAAAAGCTATGGATAGAGGTAAAGAAATAGCTCAGAAAAGATAAGTTAGCGTATTAAAATATCTGCTTAATCAGATAAGTTTTGCTCTCTTTAAGAGATATTGTAAAAGTACTTGATCAT
This window harbors:
- a CDS encoding RNA polymerase sigma factor RpoD/SigA, with translation MSENIYEDEGLQKYLKEISDTPTLTREEEQKLAKRAKKGDQEAIQKLIESNLKFVVSIAARYQNRGLSYAELISEGNMGLIKAIEKFDPDRDIKLISYAVWWIKQRIMFALAEKTNIIRVPLGKSNALSKLKSAQHKFKNETGEEPTLDELALETKLKKKNIKKLRDKNVDTLSLDDVTVTGRNDQVQLIDLISDTTTLDPQSRYYRDKTEKKIKDSIAGLDSRSALVIQLYFGLGGEERKNFAEIAEILGLSRERIRQIHKEALKKILKDIQSESENHIDYIVAHSL
- a CDS encoding amidohydrolase, which codes for MKHLYEVRKELHKIPELAFQEFKTTEFILNYLKKFPLIKCHTFSFPGVLVEYTQGEGDYQLFRTDMDGLPLQEQTGCDFSSQHEGIMHACGHDIHMTVLIGLIEEVISQKYKKNILFLFQPAEERFGGAEKVLFSGILDKYPIKEVYALHVHPSFPKGTIASNPTVLFGIPQEFDIVFKGVSAHAANPQKGKDAIAAGCHFYQTLKQSISEVLPADERYIYHVGKISGGATGNVIADECILQGTLRALTKENMAKLKRKMIETAKMSAAQFQTEIDIKLICSYDPVVNSPRLYDKLKKCLDPGLRLEEVEPTLFGEDFGFFTTRYESLMFFIGADSPQYDLHSPFFLPAEDAIITGIMAFKSLIDCGE
- a CDS encoding MerR family transcriptional regulator, which encodes MSVRKEMELMSIGQVARKLGIHEQTIRAYERKGLIRPQRTEKQTRFFTKEDMTGIIVIITLTQELGLNLAGVKILLNFARRFNMSNDELIDFIEDHKNSLQLVT
- a CDS encoding LysM peptidoglycan-binding domain-containing protein; this encodes MSFRSYLVFIILLFNLCGCAYAFRSNPVYITQSESYHIVQSGDTLFSISQKYSIPVDQLRLYNNLDSDRIIVGQKIYLTPSVQMKNEYVTVRSIPESGYHVVQRGETVYRISKMYDLEIMDILDYNNLESFDIKVDQKIWLVPGMVERAELPERPEVDSEEQEAVQQEATYHIVQAGENLFRISLRYGMTVDQLKEINNLTSDAISVGQRLVVVPGEPRREPPPPPGIATRRTDLILPVEGRVVSEFGRRGDSDHKGIDITAPIGTPILAVLDGKVGYVGIARGYGNVVIIDHGDNIMTVYAHNERNLVRLGDEVKQGQPIATVGQSGNATGPHLHFEYRVSGKAINPREVLPRL
- a CDS encoding indolepyruvate ferredoxin oxidoreductase gives rise to the protein MQKLLLLGDEALAQGALDAGLSGVYAYPGTPSTEITEYIQRNKEAMERKVHSEWSANEKTALEASLGMSYAGKRTMSCMKHVGLNVAADPYVNSALTGANGGIIVAVADDPSMHSSQNEQDSRFYGKFAMLPALEPCNQQEAYDMAFYAFELSEKYKIPILVRLTTRLAHSRAGIERKPVLKENELKLPEDIHQFVLLPAIARRKYKNLLAMQKDFLMESENSPFNSYIDGPDKKMGIIACGLAYNYLMENFPEGKSPYPVLKIGQYPIPESLVMRIANECESLLILEEGAPLVEEMLRGYMNKPLVIKGRLDGTLPRDGELNPNLVRIALGMEDLTGQSIPEIVVPRPPVLCVGCPHTDTYKALKEVIDEYGSGHVFSDIGCYTLGALPPFRVINSCVDMGASLTMAIGAADAGLFPSIAVIGDSTFTHSGITGLLDAVNAKSNIVLFILDNNTTAMTGGQTSPGAGKLEDICKGIGVEEEHIRIIVPLTRNHEEFVKLIKEEIAYDGVSVIIPRRECIQTLTKKMRKK
- a CDS encoding 23S rRNA (pseudouridine(1915)-N(3))-methyltransferase RlmH gives rise to the protein MMPRQRSSPWLWEFYLLCKIMIIRILWVGKNKDSYIKSAIEEFLKRIRPYAEIAITNILEVALSGTNNPEVVIRQEGMAINKYLDEKLKSFTKTPFIVCLDYQGVMYDSAEFADFIAEKASYNDILFVIGGVYGLAEEVKRRCNLILSLSKLTFTHQMVRIILLEQLYRAFTIIHGKKYHY
- a CDS encoding indolepyruvate oxidoreductase subunit beta, translating into MKSDIILAGVGGQGILTIATIIGYAALESNLHLKQSEVHGMSQRGGDVQSHLRISDKEIFSDLIPLGSANIIVSVEPMESLRYLPFLAKDGWLITNTTPYINTATYPEKDKLLAEIGKLPHSITIDADILAKEMGAPRAMNMIMLGAVTEFIDLPYEKFQEGIKFIFNRKGEDIVNVNLKAMDRGKEIAQKR
- a CDS encoding bifunctional enoyl-CoA hydratase/phosphate acetyltransferase produces the protein MIKDFNQLIAKVKEMPNKTVVIAAAQSATALEAAVMAKKENLAESLLVGDKKYIQEFLQKKYKKFAGSFKIIDTGEDLEKACQESVKAINSNKGHLILKGKADTAILLKAVLDKETGLRTGSILSDVLVYEHPDKLMLMSDGGINLYPEIQEKIAIINNAVKVAKALEIEMPRVAVLAAVEAVNPKMPCTIDASLLAKMNDRKQIPDCYVDGPLAFDNAVSEEAAKTKGIESEVAGKADVLIVPNIEAGNIFGKALTYYCHYRVAHVVMGAKVPILIASRADDAETKKLSMALGILSAM
- a CDS encoding acylphosphatase — translated: MLKKLEIIVIGRVQGIGYRAFTIRVAENLDIKGSVRNLSNGNVQVIAIGEEENMEQFIEKLKKGPTFSLVQKVKIREIETTEPYKDFRVEF
- a CDS encoding aspartate-semialdehyde dehydrogenase; translation: MQLAIVGATGEVGRMMLKVLEERELSIDELFLYASEKSAGTLLKYRGEDFEVRKLTQQAMQQSYDYLLFSAGKQVSLEYAPIAETKGNTIIDNSSAFRRTHPLIVPEINGDLLKKYQGIIANPNCSTIQLVLAVYPMHMHYELDEVVISTYQSVSGAGNRGIKALQGERAGDKWVSTESPFSREIDLNVIPQIGQFDETGYCEEEQKMIFEIRKILNIPTLKVAVTTVRVPVLYGHAESVFVRFKEMIEVDEITPLFNSIGALKYYPKDLITPKEIGNSELSHIARVRKGVDDHSLLFWNVAHNVRLGAATNAVKIMEHLIALRETSE
- the cdd gene encoding cytidine deaminase, with protein sequence MKNDDLKLIDAARKAADRAYAPYSGYKVGAAIRSKKGNIYTGCNIENASYSLTVCAERNALAQAVINGEKEFSVIAIYVDSDMLFPPCGACRQVLSEFSLDLRVIYANKNEIHTALIKELLPESFQLRKV